DNA from Flavobacterium aestivum:
CTTTAACAGACAAATTCATGTTAGAAGAAACAAAACTGATTAAAAATGAAGGGCTTTCAATGTTTTTTATAGCAAAAGTAGCCTCTGATGGAATATTAGGACTTTCAGTTATAATCTGAACTGCTAGTTCTTTTATCGAATCAAGAATTGCACTAAATTCAGAATCTTTTTTTGCAGGTCTTTTTTCAGGAACGTCTTTAATTTTAGCTGTAAGATATGGCTCCTCAGCAACTACTTCGGTTATTTCAAAACGTTTTTTTCCTTGCAGGATTACTGTAACATTACCATCTGGCATTTTTAAAACCCTCAAGATTCGGGCTACAGTTCCTACTTTATTAATATCGTCTTTTGTAGGATCTTCATCTTCTTCATTGATTTGTGAAACTACCCCAATTACTTTTCCTGCAGCATTGGCATCATTAATCAATTTTATCGATTTATCTCTTCCAGCCGAAATAGGAATAACCACTCCTGGGAATAAAACAGTATTTCGTAATGGCAATATAGGCAAAGAATCCGGCAATTCTTCATTATTCATTTCCTCCTCATCTTCAGGAGTCAATAACGGAATTAATTCGGCTTCAGAATCAAATTCTTGAAGTGACAGATTGTCAATAGTAAGGATTTTATGATTTGACATAGTATAGTTTAAGTCTTTTTGTCATTAATTTTTTAAATCGGAATGCAAATATAAGGCATCATAACAATATTTAGAGATAATATTGATGTATAAATACTGTATTATATTTAGGAGTAAAATAGGGCAATCATTGTGCCAAAATAATTAATTGCTTAGCAAATTTTACATTACTTCTTTATTTCAAAAAAACATACAATAAATTTAAAGCACAAAAAAACCCAAAACTTTTATTTTGGGTTTTTCGTTTTAAAATTTAAAATTAAAAAAATGCTATTTTATTACACTTGATTTAAGTTCACTAATAGATCCAGCATTATCTATTTTAATTAGACCCACATTTTTGGCAATCCAATAATTTGTTACAATTTCAGAAGTAGCTTGCCCACTAATAGAAGGATTTTGTACTAAACTAAATTTTATCACATCTTTATAAGTTATACCGTTTATAGTCAAAGTCAAATTTTTCTCTAAAATTTTCCCTGTGCAATTTACATTTGTAACAATGCTTGGAAAATTAGCAATATTATAACTTGTAGTAGTACTATAACTGCCAGTCCAAGTTTGGTTTGCCTCTAAATAATCTTTAAAAAGAATAAATTCATATCCTGTAATCTTACCCTTCATTCCGTTTACATCAATATTTATATCCCCAATTTTAATATAGTAATCACCTTTATTTTTCTTAATCCAAACTGATGCTTGTCCTGCAATAGAAGAACCAAATGCTGCCATTTGGTTAAATTTATAATATTTAGCTCCATTAATTTCATCAATTCCAATAATTTTCATAGAAGTCTCTTCACCATTTTGAGCATAAACCCAATTATTGTCTACAGTTGTTGGCCAATAATCTCCAGTTGAATTTTCTGCTACTGGTGCATCATCAGAAGAGTCATTACTACATGCAGTAAAAAAGAACGTTGCTAAAAGCGATAATAAAAACGAAGTTGTAAAATTTTTCATAATTTGTTTAAGAATTTAGCCGTCAAAAGTAATATTATTTGTACTACAAAAAAAAATATCACAAGTTATATTTTACAAATTGAAAAAATATCTTTTTTGTTTGCAAAACCCCATTGGTCAGCAGTTGTTTATGTGAATGATAGCAATGGTGCACTTTTGTCACAGTGCTTTGTAGTACCAAAAAAGCACGAAACGCATAGCAAGACTAGTTGGAATACGCCAAACTAAAATGCTGCATCAAAAAAACAATGAATTATTTTTATAAAACTGTAACAAACCAAAAAATAACATGTCTTTTATAATAAACCATTAACTACTGCTTGAGCTTAACCAACCAAAATATCGAAGAATTAATTACGCTTTGCAAAGAGAATAATCAGAAAGCACAATTTGAGATTTATAATCGCTATTGCAAGGCGATGTATAATGTGGCCTATCGAATTGTGAAAGACGAACATTTTGCCGAAGATGTCATGCAAGAAGGTTTCTTGAAAGCATTTACCAAAATAAATGATTTCAAGCAAGAAGTAGCTTTTGGAGCTTGGCTGAAACGGATAATTGTAAATTATAGCATAGATTTTTATAAAAAAAACAATCCATTTAAAACAGAAGATTTTGAAAAATCACTTTATAAACTAGAAGAATCAGAAAATGATTGGGGAGAAAAATTAGATTTTAATGATCTAAAAGTCAAACAGGTTTTAGACGCCATTCAGTCCTTGAAATACAATTACAGCATGGTTCTAACCTTATTCTATATTGAAGGTTATGACCAAGAAGAAATAAGTGAAATTCTTAAGATTAGTTATGCCAATTGCAGAACAACATTAAGCAGAGCTAAAGAAAATTTAAGAAAAAAACTAAATGAGATATGAAAATGAAAAATGAAAATGAAAAGTTAGATCAATTATTTGAAAATTTAGAAAACCAATGGGACATTCATGAAATGGATAGTCAACATAGTAATCGATTTTCAGAAAAATTGGCTCTTAAAAAACGAAAAAAGAATTTTGGTTACATCTATGCCATAGCTGCATCTGTAGTTGTCATGCTTGGAATTGCATTGCTTTATACCAATAATGACAAACCCAAAGAATTAAAATTTGCTTCTAAAGAGACCAAGCAAACCGACTCTATTTTTACCGTTTTGATTGAACATCAATTAGAACAAGTTAAAGCTAAAAAATCACCAGAAAACGAAAAAATCATAAATGATGCATTGCAGCAGATGAAATCGTTAGATAGTGATTATGAAAAAATCAAGCACGAATTGGAAGTTAATGGTGAAAGCAAACCAATTATTTATGCTATGATTAGCAATCTTCAAACCCGAATTTCATTTTTGCAAAATGTTTTAAAGCATATTGACGAAACAGAAAAACTTAAAAACTTAAACGATGAAAAAACAATTTAACATACTGCTATTACTACTGTTATTTATTCCTTTTTTAGGATTTTCGAATGAGGATTTTACCTATTCAAAACAAAAAACTATCAGCAAAGCTTATATCGTGAATAGCGATGCCGGAGTAAATATTGACAACTCTTATGGGAATATTTTTGTCACCACTTGGAATGAGGACAAAATTGAAATTGAAGTTCTTATCAAGGTTAGCGGTGATAACGAAAAGTGGGTCAACCAAAAATTAGCAGGAATCAATGTAGATTTTATTGGTCTAAAAAACATGGTTACCGCCAAAACTGTCTTTGATAACATCGGCTTGAAAGGTAATGGAAGAAATAACAATTTTGAGGTTAATTACACCGTAAAAATCCCAAAAAACGGAACTGCAAAACTCAATAATAAGTATGGGGATATACGAACTACAGATCTCTTTTCTACAACTGATATCAATTGCAAGTACGGAAGAATTAATTTAGGCAAATTAAACGGAAACAACAATGCGATTCAGATTAGTTATTGCCCAAGTTCTACTATTGAATCCTTAAAAAATGCCGCAATAACCTCTAAATATTCAAACTTAAAAATAAATGAAGTATCCAAGCTGGACTTGCTTTCAGAATATTCTGAAATTGAGATCAATGAGGGTAATGATGTAAAATACAACAGCAAATACGGAAGTGTCAAAATTAAGAAACTCAATTCATTAGATGGTATTGGAAATTATTTGACCATTGATGTTGGCTCTTTATCCAATCAATTGAAACTAAACACAAAATACAGTAACATCTCTGTTGATGCCATTCAAGCCAAAGCCAATAATGTAAACATCGTAGCTGGATATACCGGTGTAGATATTGGTTTCCAACCTAATTACAGCTTTGATTTTGATGTATCTGTAAAATTTGGCGACTTTAGATATGACAATGAATTGAGTGTAAATTCTAAAGAGGAAACCAATAATAGCAAAAGAGTTAGTGGTTTTTTTAAGAAAAAAGGTGAAAACAAAGTTTCAATCACATCAGATTACGGCAATGTAAAATTGTTTAAAAAAGAAGTACAATAGCGGTTTCAATCATCTATAAAAATCAAAAATCATGTTCAATCAATAATTTTTAATCTATGAAAAAATCAATTCTATTATTAGCATTAAGTATTCTATCCTTTACAATAAATACAAATGCACAACAGTCATCTGGCAATAAAATAAAAGGAAACGGAAAAATAATTACCGAGAAGCGAACTACTGCAGAATATGACGGAATCTATGTTTCTGGCTTTTTTGATGTGGTTTTGGTTTCCGGAACAGAAGGAGCAATATCTATCAAAGGAGAAGAAAATTTACTTCCTCATATCAAAGTTGAAGTAGAAGGGAATATATTGAAAATTTATTCAGAGAAAAATCTCCATTTTAGCACTAAGAAAAATATCGTATTGACTGTACCTTTTGAACAAATAAGTTCTGTATCCCTTTCCGGATCAGGAGATATTGTATCTAAAAACACTATTATCTGTCCTACATTCAAAGCTAAATTATCAGGTTCTGGTGATTTGACATTAGATGTTAAGACAACTGATTTTGAAACCAATTTGAGTGGCTCTGGAGATGTTGTCTTAACTGGTAGTTCTGATAATTTAGTTTCTAAAACCTCAGGTTCAGGAGATGTAGACGCTATTAATTTGATAACAAAAAAAGCGAATCTGACGATTTCGGGTTCTGGTGATATGAAAGCAAACTGTAGTGAGAGTTTATTTGCCAGAGTTTCTGGTTCTGGTGATATAACTTACAAAGGTAATCCAAAGACTAAAGACACAAAAGTTAGTGGCTCTGGTGATATTTCCAAAATATAATTTATGGTAAGCACAGTTATTACAATTACAACCAATAACTAAACCTAGCTACCTCAACTAATTACTTGACACATCATTAAGGGGCTTTACTTCAAAGCCTCTTTTTTTTGGAACCCTATTCAATAAAAAAATACCAATTGCAAAGAATACAGCCAAAAATACAATTGCCAATCTTGGACTTCCGGTGATTTGATCAATAGCACCATATACGCACATCCCAATTACAATTCCAATCTTTTCGGTAACATCATAAAAACTAAAAAAGGAAGCTGTATCTTCTGTTTCAGGCAACAGTTTAGAATAGGTTGAACGGGATAATGCCTGAATTCCTCCCATAACTAGCCCAACTAATGCGGCCATTATATAAAATTGATTTGGAGTTACAATAAAATAAGCCGCAGAACAGAGTATCATCCAAAAACAATTGATAACAATAAGAGTTGGAATATTCCCATATTTTTCTGAAGCTTTTGATGTCAAAATTGCACCTACAACTGCCACTATTTGAATTAATAAAATACAGATGATTAATCCCGTTTGACTTTGACTTTTTGACTCCCAAGCAATTTCTTGTGATCCAAAATATGTAGCAATAAGCATTACGGTTTGAACAGCCATGCTGTAAACAAAAAAGCTTGTCAAATATCTTTTTAATGGAATGTTCTCTTCTAATAATCTCCAAACCTTTTTTAATTCATTAAAACCATTAAACACAACAGCTTTGGTCACTTTTCGGTTTGTGTTTTTATTTCCTTTTGGCAAGAAATAATAGGTATATTGACTAAATAGAATCCACCAAATTCCAACCATGACAAAGGAATATTTCATTGCTTTCATAGCTGCTTCTCCTTTAGTGCTTCCTGTTATTCCAAAAGTATCGGGCATCAATACCATACCAAGATTTACTATTAGCAAAATCACACTCCCAATGTATCCAAGAGAATATCCTTTGGCACTTACAGCATCTTGTTGCTCTGTAAAAGCAATATCAGGCAAATAAGAATTATAGAACACCAAACTTCCCCAAAAACCTATTAAACCGAAAAAGTAAAAAAATAATCCAACATAGATGTTCTCTAAACTAAACCAATTCAAACCAATGCATGAAAGAGCTCCTGTATAACAGAAGAATTTCATAAAGGATTTTTTATTTCCTACATAATCAGCGATTCCAGATAATAATGGTGAAAAAATAGCAACCATCAAAAAGGCAGCGGCTGTAACAAAACTAATTAAAGCTGAATTTTTTAGGTTCATGCCAAAAACAAAAATGTAATGGTCTCTATCCGAAAATAAAGATTCATAGAAAATTGGAAATATTGCTGAGGATATCACTAATGGGTAAACTGAATTTGCCCAATCATAAAATGCCCAAGCGTTTAATAGCTTCTTACTTCCTTTTGCTAAATCTGCCATGATTTTTGTTTTTTATTTTGCGAATTTATCTATTTTTTAATTGCAATTGCAAAAAACACAACTAATTCACATATTAATTTTTCAATAATAAATTATTACTATTTTTTTAATCAATATGATTTATAAAAAAAGCTATTCTTAAATGAATAGCTTAAATAGTTCTAAAAATTCAATTAATTACACTTGGTAATTATTTATATACAGCATTCACTTTCGCTGCTGTTGCTCTAGCTTCAGGAATCAATGCCTGTAGATTTGCCATTCTAGTGGCATCAGATGGATGTGTACTAAGAAATTCCGGTGGTGATTGTCCCGCTGATTGGGCTGCCATTCTTTGCCAAAAAACAATAGCTTCATCCGGATTATAACCTGCTATTGTCATTAAAGTAAGTCCTATTTTATCAGCTTCACTTTCATGACTTCTGCTAAATGGAAGCATTACTCCTACTTGAGAGCCTATACCATAGTATTGTTGCCACATTTGTTGTGTTTCGGCACTTTGTTTACCAGTTGCTGCAGCTACTCCTATTGCACCCAATTCTTGCAATTGAGTGGCACTCATTCTTTGCGCTCCATGGTTTGCCAAAGCATGTGAAACTTCATGACCCAAAACTGTTGCCAGACCAGCTTCATTTTTAGTTACAGGCAAAATTCCTGAATAAACAACGATTTTTCCTCCCGGCATACACCATGCATTAATTTCCTTACCTTCAACTAATTTATACTCCCATTGATATCCATTCAAATATGCGGATTGTCCTAGATAGGCTAAATATTTTTCAGCAGCCCTTCTAATTTTTGATCCAACTACTTCTACACTTTGGGCATCTGCAGTTCCTGTGATTATTTTATTTTCCTTCAAAAAAGTTCCGTATTGTTGAAATGATGATGGAAATAATTCACTGTTTGAAACAAAATTAAGCTCTTTTTTTCCTGTGATAGGATTAGTTGCACAAGAATAAATTAAACCAATTACACCTACTCCTATTAATAAATACTTTTTCATGACTTTGAGATTAAATATCATTACAAAATTACATATTTAACGCGTTAGGTGTAAATAATTTTGCCACATAGAAATGTAGAATTTTTACTATCCAAAAAGAATTTGATAGATGTTTTACTTTTCACATTCATCTCTGACAACTTGAGTAAAATTGAACAAAGGCTTATCAAATAGCATTTAAAACATTTTATCTCCCGTTATCTCTGTATTTTAAATAAATGAAAAGGTAATTCATGTGAAAGTTCTACATAATTCCATTCTTTATCCCATAAATACGTATTTCCTGTAAGCAAATCAGAAACGTTTATAGCTTGGCTTCCTATTTCTTTTACAGGTAATTTTACCATCGCTTTACCAGTATGAAATGCATCTAAACTTACAACCATCAATGTCTCGTTTTGTTTATCATCATCAAACTTGTAATATGCTATCATTTGCTCATTATTAGTCTCACAAAAAATAATATTACTGGTTTGCTGCAAAGATGCTTGCTCTTTTCTTATCGCATTAATACGACTTATTATTGATGTTAGCTTGTTTTGTTTGTTCCAATCCCAATGGTAACACTGGTATTTTTCTGAATCTAAATATTCTTCTTTTCCATGTCCTAATGGTGTACAAGCCATATATTCGAAAACAGGTCCATAAATCCCAACACTAGAACTTAAAGTGGCTGCAAGGAAATATTTATGCAAATGCACTGATTCATTCCCACTTTGCAATGCATAAGGATTAATATCTGGCGTGTTAGGCCAAAAATTGGGTCTATAAAATTCTTTTAATTCCGTTTGAGTTAGCTCCTCAACATATTCTGTTAATTCCTTTTTAGAATTTCTCCATGTAAAATAAGTATACGATTGGCTAAAACCTTGTTTAGCCAATTCATTCATAATTTTTGGGCGTGTGAAAGCTTCTGACAAGAACAAAACGTCTGGATGTTTCTTCTTAATTTCTGAAATCAGCCAACCCCAAAAATAAAAAGGCTTTGTGTGTGTATTATCAACTCTATAGATTTTGATATTGCATTCTTCAATCCAAAATAAAGCAACATCCAGTAGTTCTTTCCAAAGATTTTTCCAGTCTCTGGTTTCAAAATATATGGGTAGGACATCTTGGTACTTTTTAGGAGGATTTTCGGCATATTGCACCGTTCCGTCTGGTCTCCATTTAAACCATTGGGGAAAATCTTTTATATAAGGATGGTCTGGGGCTACTTGAAGTACATAATCCATAGCGACTTCGATCCCTAAATCTTGCGCTTTTTGTACTAATTGTTTAAAATCATCTATAGAACCTAACTCGGGATGAGTCGATCTGTGTCCTCCATGATGAGAACCAATTCCCCAGGGAGAACCAACATCTCCAGATACTGATCTGGTGGCATTATTTTTACCTTTTCGATTTATTTCACCTATTGGATGAATTGGCGGAAAATATAATGTATCAAATCCCATTGCTGCAACTCGTGGCAATAGCTTTTCGCAATCTTTGAAAGTACCATGCTTTCCTTTTTCTGCTGAGGCAGAACGAGGAAAAAACTCATACCAAGTACTAAATAATGCTTTTTTTCGATCTACATAAACTCTTAATTCATTGGATTTGTTTGCTAATAATCGGACTGGATATTTTTTGAATATTCGGATTAATTCATGAGATTTTGCTTCTCTTATCGCATTTTCATATTCAGATTCTGTTGCAAAATAATGATTCAATTGATTCAGATATTCTTTCTCGGAAGCATTAACAAAATCTAGAATCGCCCGAACATACTCAGCTCCCTCTAACAACTCAGATTGCACATGCTGATTGTCATTAATTTTACGTTCTATACCATGTTGCCAGTTTAGTGCATAATCTACCCATCCTTCAATGCAATAGGTGTAAAAACCTTGTTTCTCGACTTTAAACTCTGCAATCCATTCGTCATTATGAGTGGGAGTCATTCTAACTTCTTTCCAATTATTAGAAGATTCATGTTTGAATTTCACACAACATTCCAAAACGTCATGCCCATCAGAAAATACGTCTGCAGTAACCACTACTTTCTGTCCCACAATTCTTTTAATTGCAAAACTACTACAATCTAATTGTGGCAAAACATTTTCGATTATTATCCGAGTTTGATTCTGCATTTTTATACTTTTTTAATACTTAAAAATAGTAAATATTATGCTTTCAAGAAACTTAAAAAAATAAATAATCCTTTTTTAATTTTATATTAATCTTTTAAAAACAAGCTATTTAATAGTAAAACCATCTGAAATAACAGCTCCTTTTCTAATAACGATAATTCCTCCTTTGATGCAATACAATTCATTTGTAGTATCAGCCAAATGTTTACCTCCTTTTATATAAACATCATTTCCTATTCTACAATTTTTATCTACAATAGCATTATATATAAAGCATCTTTCTCCTATACCAATCAATGGTTTATTATTTTTTATATCCTCGTTGATATCATCAATATGCTGATAAAAATCATTACCCATTACATAAGAATGTTGAATAACAGTGTCTTCTCCTATTAAGCTTCTGTTTCCAATAACAGATTTGGTAATTTCTTTAGAATGAATAATACATCCCTCAGATACCAATGATTGCTCTACCATTGTTTTATAAAACTTAGATGGTGATAACAAACGTGGTCTTGTGTAGATTCTATTCTCATTATCAAACAAATTGAATTGTGGTATATCGTCAGTCAAACCTATATTAGCCTCAAAAAATGAATCGATATTACCAATATCTGTCCAATAGCCTTCGTATTGATAGCTCAATATTTTTTTATTCCCAATGGCTTGTGGAATAACTTCTTTACCAAAATCTTTTGTGTTTGGATTTGACATCAATTCTATCAATATTTTTTTATTGAAAATATAAATTCCCATCGAAGCCAAATATTCTTTCCCCTGACTTTTCATTTCATTACTCACCTCAGATTTCCAATCTGGTAATAATTCTTTACTTGGTTTTTCTATAAAAGATTCAACATAACTTTTTAAATCCGTTTTTAAAATACCAAACTCTGAAGCATCTTTATCGTTTACGGGTAAAGTAGCGATCGAAATATCGGCTTCAGCATCGATATGAGCATCGATCATTTCATTAAAATCCATTTGATACAATTGATCTCCAGAAAGAATCAATGCATAATCAAACTCATGGTTTAAAAAGTGTGGCATACATTGTCTAACTGCATCTGCTGTTCCTTGAAACCAGGTTGGATTATCTGGTGTTTGTTCAGCAGCTAGGATATCAACGAATGAATGGCTAAAAATACTAAAGTTATAAGTGTTCTTAATATGAGCATTTAGGGATGCCGAATTAAATTGTGTCAGTACAAACATCCTGTATATATCGGAATTAATACAATTTGAAATCGGGATATCTACTAATCTGTACTTTCCTCCTATTGGTACAGCTGGCTTAGACCTACTGGCTGTTAGAGGAAATAATCTTGAGCCTTGACCACCACCTAAAATAATAGCTATTATATTTTTCTTTTTAGTTTTCATTCCGTCTAGTAATAATTAAATTATATAATTCGATATATTAAACCTCCCACTTTTGCAGCAGGATAACATTCTGCCCCAATGTGAAATATTTTCATTTATAATGATTTATACATTTTAACCAAAATAATTTTATTCCTTTATGCAAAATTTAAAACTTTAATTGAAGAACACTACAATACAAGATTAAATATGCTTTAATTTTACACTACATTTATGTTTTAAATTTAGTTAAAAAAAAGTAAGACTACCTCTCCATTTTCAACATTTATCAATATGGCAATAAAACCTTCTAATCACACTAAACCATTAGAAATTCCTAGATTTATAATACTTACAAGTAAGTTTATCGCTTTTTTATCTACTAAATGGGTTACAGTTTTTGTCTTCAAACTATTTACAAAACCAATACGCCATAAGAGTCCTAAACGAGAAATCGAGATGGATCAAAAAAGTATTCAAACCTCAATTATCATCCCTGCCATAAATAAAGAAATAGTGGTTTACCAATACGGTGTAAGCGAAAAAAAAGTTTTACTGGTTCATGGTTGGTCCGGAAGAGGTACTCAATTATGCAAAATAGCCGATGAACTTTTAAAATCAGGCTATTCAACCATTAGCTTTGATGCTCCTGCTCACGGAAAATCCCCAGGGAATTCATCAATTATGGTCGATTTTATTGATTCAATTCTTGAACTTGATAAACTATATGGTCCATTTGAAATCGCAATTGGGCATTCCTTAGGAGGCATGTCTGTTCTAAATGCAATAGCAAAAGGCTTCACGGTCAATCGTACAGTTGTCATAGGAAGCGGAGACGTTGTACAAGATATAATTGATGACTTCATCAAAAAATTAGAATTAAAGCCAGAAATAAGTACTCAATTGCGTTTGTACATAGAGAACAAATATGGCGGAACAATGAACGATTATAGTGCTTACAGAGCTGCCGCTAAAACTGATATCCCAACTTTAGTAATACATGATGAAAATGATCCTGAAGTTTCTGTAAAAGCAGGAATCCATATCCATAAGCATCTTAAAAATGGAGAATTAATGATTACAAAACACTTAGGACACCGAAAAATCCTTGCAGATAATCATGTAATTGAAAAAATCATTAATTTTATTAAAAAATAACGATTATGAATTATCCTTTTGTGAAATCCGAAAAAGAATGGGAAGAAATACTGGGCTCTGAGCGATTCAAAATACTTCGTCAAAAAGGTACTGAATATCCACATACAGGAAAGTATAATTTGCATTACGAAAATGGAACGTATTGTTGTGGTGGATGTGGAACTTCCCTATTCGAAAGCGATTCTAAGTTTGATGCACACTGTGGGTGGCCTTCATTTGATAAGTCTATTCCCGGAAAAGTAGAATATATTGTAGATAATACTCACGGAATGAAACGAACCGAAATAGTTTGCGCAAATTGTGGCGGACATTTGGGTCATGTTTTTGAAGATGGTCCAACCAAAACTGGGCAACGATACTGTGTCAATTCTTTATCAATCGATTTTAAAGAAAAATAAGCACCAGACTTGAAACTAATTAAAATAAAAAAGCTTTACAATCGTAAAGCTTTTTTATTTTAAACAAGACTGTATTAGAAGGCAACATTCCATCTTGGTAACTTACCATTCTCATCTAAAAAATTTTGCAAAACTTGACCTTCTACGCTTGTTGGGATAGATTTTACATCAGCATTGAATGTTTCAAACC
Protein-coding regions in this window:
- a CDS encoding glucose-1-phosphate adenylyltransferase — its product is MKTKKKNIIAIILGGGQGSRLFPLTASRSKPAVPIGGKYRLVDIPISNCINSDIYRMFVLTQFNSASLNAHIKNTYNFSIFSHSFVDILAAEQTPDNPTWFQGTADAVRQCMPHFLNHEFDYALILSGDQLYQMDFNEMIDAHIDAEADISIATLPVNDKDASEFGILKTDLKSYVESFIEKPSKELLPDWKSEVSNEMKSQGKEYLASMGIYIFNKKILIELMSNPNTKDFGKEVIPQAIGNKKILSYQYEGYWTDIGNIDSFFEANIGLTDDIPQFNLFDNENRIYTRPRLLSPSKFYKTMVEQSLVSEGCIIHSKEITKSVIGNRSLIGEDTVIQHSYVMGNDFYQHIDDINEDIKNNKPLIGIGERCFIYNAIVDKNCRIGNDVYIKGGKHLADTTNELYCIKGGIIVIRKGAVISDGFTIK
- the msrB gene encoding peptide-methionine (R)-S-oxide reductase MsrB → MNYPFVKSEKEWEEILGSERFKILRQKGTEYPHTGKYNLHYENGTYCCGGCGTSLFESDSKFDAHCGWPSFDKSIPGKVEYIVDNTHGMKRTEIVCANCGGHLGHVFEDGPTKTGQRYCVNSLSIDFKEK
- a CDS encoding anti-sigma factor; this encodes MKNENEKLDQLFENLENQWDIHEMDSQHSNRFSEKLALKKRKKNFGYIYAIAASVVVMLGIALLYTNNDKPKELKFASKETKQTDSIFTVLIEHQLEQVKAKKSPENEKIINDALQQMKSLDSDYEKIKHELEVNGESKPIIYAMISNLQTRISFLQNVLKHIDETEKLKNLNDEKTI
- a CDS encoding MFS transporter, translating into MADLAKGSKKLLNAWAFYDWANSVYPLVISSAIFPIFYESLFSDRDHYIFVFGMNLKNSALISFVTAAAFLMVAIFSPLLSGIADYVGNKKSFMKFFCYTGALSCIGLNWFSLENIYVGLFFYFFGLIGFWGSLVFYNSYLPDIAFTEQQDAVSAKGYSLGYIGSVILLIVNLGMVLMPDTFGITGSTKGEAAMKAMKYSFVMVGIWWILFSQYTYYFLPKGNKNTNRKVTKAVVFNGFNELKKVWRLLEENIPLKRYLTSFFVYSMAVQTVMLIATYFGSQEIAWESKSQSQTGLIICILLIQIVAVVGAILTSKASEKYGNIPTLIVINCFWMILCSAAYFIVTPNQFYIMAALVGLVMGGIQALSRSTYSKLLPETEDTASFFSFYDVTEKIGIVIGMCVYGAIDQITGSPRLAIVFLAVFFAIGIFLLNRVPKKRGFEVKPLNDVSSN
- a CDS encoding head GIN domain-containing protein — its product is MKKSILLLALSILSFTINTNAQQSSGNKIKGNGKIITEKRTTAEYDGIYVSGFFDVVLVSGTEGAISIKGEENLLPHIKVEVEGNILKIYSEKNLHFSTKKNIVLTVPFEQISSVSLSGSGDIVSKNTIICPTFKAKLSGSGDLTLDVKTTDFETNLSGSGDVVLTGSSDNLVSKTSGSGDVDAINLITKKANLTISGSGDMKANCSESLFARVSGSGDITYKGNPKTKDTKVSGSGDISKI
- a CDS encoding alpha-1,4-glucan--maltose-1-phosphate maltosyltransferase — translated: MQNQTRIIIENVLPQLDCSSFAIKRIVGQKVVVTADVFSDGHDVLECCVKFKHESSNNWKEVRMTPTHNDEWIAEFKVEKQGFYTYCIEGWVDYALNWQHGIERKINDNQHVQSELLEGAEYVRAILDFVNASEKEYLNQLNHYFATESEYENAIREAKSHELIRIFKKYPVRLLANKSNELRVYVDRKKALFSTWYEFFPRSASAEKGKHGTFKDCEKLLPRVAAMGFDTLYFPPIHPIGEINRKGKNNATRSVSGDVGSPWGIGSHHGGHRSTHPELGSIDDFKQLVQKAQDLGIEVAMDYVLQVAPDHPYIKDFPQWFKWRPDGTVQYAENPPKKYQDVLPIYFETRDWKNLWKELLDVALFWIEECNIKIYRVDNTHTKPFYFWGWLISEIKKKHPDVLFLSEAFTRPKIMNELAKQGFSQSYTYFTWRNSKKELTEYVEELTQTELKEFYRPNFWPNTPDINPYALQSGNESVHLHKYFLAATLSSSVGIYGPVFEYMACTPLGHGKEEYLDSEKYQCYHWDWNKQNKLTSIISRINAIRKEQASLQQTSNIIFCETNNEQMIAYYKFDDDKQNETLMVVSLDAFHTGKAMVKLPVKEIGSQAINVSDLLTGNTYLWDKEWNYVELSHELPFHLFKIQR
- a CDS encoding alpha/beta hydrolase codes for the protein MAIKPSNHTKPLEIPRFIILTSKFIAFLSTKWVTVFVFKLFTKPIRHKSPKREIEMDQKSIQTSIIIPAINKEIVVYQYGVSEKKVLLVHGWSGRGTQLCKIADELLKSGYSTISFDAPAHGKSPGNSSIMVDFIDSILELDKLYGPFEIAIGHSLGGMSVLNAIAKGFTVNRTVVIGSGDVVQDIIDDFIKKLELKPEISTQLRLYIENKYGGTMNDYSAYRAAAKTDIPTLVIHDENDPEVSVKAGIHIHKHLKNGELMITKHLGHRKILADNHVIEKIINFIKK
- a CDS encoding M48 family metallopeptidase encodes the protein MKKYLLIGVGVIGLIYSCATNPITGKKELNFVSNSELFPSSFQQYGTFLKENKIITGTADAQSVEVVGSKIRRAAEKYLAYLGQSAYLNGYQWEYKLVEGKEINAWCMPGGKIVVYSGILPVTKNEAGLATVLGHEVSHALANHGAQRMSATQLQELGAIGVAAATGKQSAETQQMWQQYYGIGSQVGVMLPFSRSHESEADKIGLTLMTIAGYNPDEAIVFWQRMAAQSAGQSPPEFLSTHPSDATRMANLQALIPEARATAAKVNAVYK
- a CDS encoding RNA polymerase sigma factor, which translates into the protein MSLTNQNIEELITLCKENNQKAQFEIYNRYCKAMYNVAYRIVKDEHFAEDVMQEGFLKAFTKINDFKQEVAFGAWLKRIIVNYSIDFYKKNNPFKTEDFEKSLYKLEESENDWGEKLDFNDLKVKQVLDAIQSLKYNYSMVLTLFYIEGYDQEEISEILKISYANCRTTLSRAKENLRKKLNEI